One genomic region from Halomicrobium zhouii encodes:
- a CDS encoding extracellular solute-binding protein — protein MPLEGTTSKRSRRNVIKGLGVAGIAGLAGCSGDGGGDGSGGSGGETNGDATKTTAASDVEITFWESFGGTEASELKTLISEFEDENPNITVNTQSVPFGEVTTKLTTAAASGNAPHVASYWMSFSSYFNSEGILDPIDDYLQDGLDPYYDIVEPAATAGGNTVALPIDIHGMMLATNNTVLEEAGAPAAPSTPDELAEAANAVKENTDKRPFFLQTYDNLYEGFRVYFSLVKQQGGNMFENGDPSTGNPVFHETDAGLAAAKFYDSVTGEQGWDDTDDLSDTDVRINEFKNDQAAMGFMGNWMANRLQNDNNEFIDGLDFTYHPPWAFAGGTKETFCESNGFFFPSNPSHTNAEKKARVKFVEYITQNNPVWATKAGHLPPTPKVAESDEVTSHPIYDEYGIVETLADMAANDQLRYQPRADINLYAPEIGGSLSSIYAQNVEPQEGITKSATAIRDRMN, from the coding sequence ATGCCCCTAGAGGGAACCACTAGCAAACGTAGTCGTCGAAACGTCATCAAAGGACTCGGTGTCGCGGGTATCGCTGGCCTCGCAGGATGTAGCGGGGACGGTGGTGGCGATGGATCTGGCGGGTCTGGCGGCGAAACCAACGGCGATGCCACGAAGACGACCGCGGCAAGCGACGTCGAGATTACGTTCTGGGAATCGTTCGGCGGGACCGAAGCCTCCGAACTGAAGACGCTGATTTCGGAGTTCGAGGACGAGAACCCGAACATCACCGTGAACACCCAGTCGGTGCCCTTCGGTGAGGTGACGACGAAGCTCACGACGGCCGCAGCGTCGGGTAACGCGCCCCACGTCGCGTCCTACTGGATGTCGTTCTCGTCGTACTTCAACTCGGAAGGAATCCTCGACCCGATCGACGACTACCTCCAGGACGGACTCGATCCGTACTACGACATCGTCGAGCCCGCTGCCACGGCGGGCGGGAACACTGTTGCACTCCCCATCGACATCCACGGGATGATGCTCGCGACCAACAACACCGTTCTCGAAGAAGCGGGGGCGCCGGCGGCGCCGTCGACTCCCGACGAGCTTGCAGAGGCCGCGAACGCCGTGAAAGAAAACACCGACAAGCGGCCCTTCTTCCTGCAGACCTACGACAACCTGTACGAGGGATTCCGCGTCTACTTCTCTCTCGTGAAACAGCAGGGTGGAAACATGTTCGAGAACGGGGATCCGAGCACCGGGAACCCAGTATTCCACGAGACGGATGCCGGGCTCGCGGCGGCCAAGTTCTACGATTCCGTGACGGGCGAGCAGGGCTGGGACGACACGGACGACCTCTCGGACACGGACGTCCGGATTAACGAGTTCAAGAACGACCAGGCTGCGATGGGATTCATGGGGAACTGGATGGCCAACCGCCTCCAGAACGACAACAACGAGTTCATCGACGGGCTCGACTTCACGTACCACCCACCGTGGGCCTTCGCCGGCGGAACGAAGGAGACGTTCTGTGAGAGCAACGGGTTCTTCTTCCCGTCGAATCCGAGCCACACGAACGCCGAGAAGAAGGCCCGGGTCAAGTTCGTCGAGTACATCACCCAGAACAACCCAGTCTGGGCGACGAAGGCCGGCCATCTGCCCCCGACGCCGAAGGTGGCCGAGTCGGACGAAGTGACGAGTCACCCGATCTACGACGAGTACGGGATCGTCGAGACGCTGGCCGACATGGCGGCGAACGACCAGCTTCGATACCAGCCGCGGGCCGACATCAACCTGTACGCCCCGGAGATCGGCGGTTCGCTGTCGAGTATCTACGCGCAAAACGTGGAACCCCAGGAGGGGATCACCAAGTCCGCGACGGCGATCCGCGACCGGATGAACTAA
- a CDS encoding carbohydrate ABC transporter permease, which produces MDVKSTTGDASGVTDWVDRETLHGYLFALPYVAVFSVFLLYPLVKGFYMSFFEWDLLQPAQSEFVGIENYVTLLSDPLFWKALKNTAWFVVLTVPSLLIVSMIIALGINRGIKGKKVLQFFYFVPYVMTVSIVGFLWLQLYASNGVFTVYLGRFVGGILTNQAFALPALSLLTVWWQAGFYFAVLLASRQNVPERLYEAAQLDGAGPWRQFWDITLPQMKNAIIFVLIAGTVFQFQVFGQVETMTSGGPNEATITLVYYLYQLGFKTFDLGYGAAVGYVILLILIGVSVLNYAIVGQGVDE; this is translated from the coding sequence ATGGACGTAAAATCGACCACTGGGGACGCCTCCGGTGTAACCGACTGGGTAGACCGTGAAACCCTTCACGGCTACCTGTTCGCGTTACCGTACGTCGCCGTGTTCAGTGTGTTCCTGCTCTACCCCCTGGTGAAGGGGTTCTACATGAGCTTCTTCGAGTGGGACCTCCTGCAGCCAGCCCAGTCGGAGTTCGTCGGTATCGAGAACTACGTCACGCTGCTCTCTGACCCGCTGTTCTGGAAGGCGCTGAAGAACACAGCGTGGTTCGTCGTGCTCACCGTCCCGTCGTTGCTGATAGTGAGCATGATCATCGCCCTCGGTATCAATCGCGGGATCAAGGGCAAGAAGGTCCTCCAGTTCTTCTACTTCGTCCCGTACGTGATGACGGTCTCTATCGTTGGATTCCTCTGGCTGCAGCTCTACGCGAGCAACGGCGTGTTCACGGTGTATCTCGGGCGGTTCGTCGGTGGGATCCTGACGAACCAGGCGTTCGCACTGCCCGCGCTATCGCTGTTGACCGTCTGGTGGCAGGCCGGCTTCTACTTCGCGGTCCTCCTCGCCTCGCGACAGAACGTCCCGGAGCGGCTCTACGAAGCCGCTCAGCTGGACGGGGCCGGACCGTGGCGCCAGTTCTGGGACATCACACTCCCGCAGATGAAAAACGCCATCATCTTCGTCCTGATCGCGGGCACAGTCTTCCAGTTTCAGGTGTTCGGTCAGGTCGAGACGATGACCAGCGGCGGACCCAACGAGGCCACCATCACGCTGGTGTACTACCTCTACCAGCTCGGCTTCAAGACGTTCGATCTCGGGTACGGCGCGGCAGTCGGGTACGTCATCCTGTTGATCCTGATCGGCGTCTCGGTCCTGAACTACGCCATCGTTGGACAGGGGGTTGACGAATGA